One stretch of Bosea vaviloviae DNA includes these proteins:
- a CDS encoding pilus assembly protein TadG-related protein translates to MLFAFALVPILALAGGVIDYTQAANVRIQLNAAADSAALAAVSQAAMLKSIADSKADAEKIFDANAVSYKSMLASRTVEITNVGLSRSAKVVYSANYPTHFASFVGQAKVVVSGTSSAAGARAPFIDFFLLLDNSPSMGVAATDDDIKVMVAKTSDKCAFACHQMDKATSDYYTLAKSLGVQMRIDVVRTASQQLMDTAKSTATLTGQYRMAAYTMGASCNGKTLTTIQSITSDLTAAKSAASAIDLMTIPYANFDSDQCTDFNTTLTSMNAVISNPGDGSSASLPQKVLYFVSDGVADYANSSSASSTKCSQKKSGTTRCQEPINTSFCKTIKDRGIKIAVLYTTYLPLPTNDWYNDWIKPFSAKIPTNMQACASPGLYFEVSPSQGIAEAMNALFQRIVTKAYLSM, encoded by the coding sequence ATGCTGTTTGCGTTCGCGCTCGTGCCGATCCTCGCGCTGGCGGGCGGGGTGATCGACTACACCCAGGCGGCGAACGTCAGGATCCAGCTCAATGCGGCGGCCGACTCGGCTGCGCTCGCGGCCGTCTCGCAAGCGGCGATGCTGAAATCGATCGCCGATTCCAAGGCCGATGCGGAGAAGATCTTCGACGCCAATGCCGTCAGCTACAAGAGCATGCTGGCGAGCCGGACGGTCGAGATCACCAATGTCGGGCTGAGCCGTTCGGCCAAGGTCGTCTACAGCGCGAATTACCCGACCCATTTCGCCAGCTTCGTCGGCCAGGCCAAGGTCGTGGTCTCGGGTACATCGAGCGCCGCAGGAGCACGCGCGCCCTTCATCGATTTCTTCCTGCTGCTCGACAATTCGCCCTCGATGGGCGTCGCGGCGACGGATGACGATATCAAAGTGATGGTGGCCAAGACCTCGGACAAATGCGCCTTCGCCTGCCATCAGATGGATAAGGCGACCAGCGACTACTACACGCTCGCCAAGTCACTCGGCGTCCAGATGCGCATCGACGTGGTGCGTACGGCCTCGCAGCAATTGATGGACACGGCCAAATCGACCGCGACGCTGACCGGTCAGTACCGCATGGCGGCCTACACCATGGGGGCCTCCTGCAATGGCAAGACGCTGACGACGATCCAGTCGATCACCTCCGATCTCACCGCCGCCAAGAGCGCGGCATCCGCCATCGATCTGATGACGATCCCCTATGCGAATTTCGATAGCGACCAGTGCACCGATTTCAACACGACGCTGACGAGCATGAACGCGGTGATCAGCAATCCGGGCGACGGATCGAGCGCGTCCCTGCCGCAGAAGGTGCTCTATTTCGTCTCCGATGGCGTCGCCGATTATGCCAATTCCAGTTCTGCCAGTTCCACCAAATGCTCCCAGAAAAAATCTGGCACGACACGCTGCCAGGAGCCGATCAACACCAGCTTCTGCAAGACGATCAAGGATCGCGGCATCAAGATCGCGGTGCTCTACACGACCTACCTGCCTCTGCCGACGAACGATTGGTACAATGATTGGATCAAACCGTTCTCGGCCAAGATCCCGACCAATATGCAGGCTTGCGCTTCGCCCGGCCTCTATTTCGAGGTCAGCCCGAGCCAGGGCATCGCGGAGGCGATGAACGCCTTGTTCCAGCGCATCGTGACCAAGGCCTATCTCTCGATGTGA
- the aceB gene encoding malate synthase A, producing the protein MSPAQANGLSLPKGVVIKGALGPRFDEILTPDALAFVADLQRRFNETRKRLLSLRAERQKRFDAGETPDFLAETRHIREGDWQVAPIPADLQDRRVEITGPVDRKMIINALNSGAKVFMADFEDASSPVWANMIEGQLNLRDRWAGQIDFTDKTTGKAYKLKDKPAVLIIRPRGWHLPEAHIEIDGETASGSLVDFGLYVFHNAKAALAAGSGPYFYLPKLESHLEARLWNDVFVAAQNALGLKVGTIKATVLIETLPAAFEMDEILFELRDHMAGLNCGRWDYIFSFIKKLARNAAYVLPDRSQVVMTKAFLRAYSLLLIKTCHRRGAFAMGGMAAQIPVKNNPEANAAAFAKVKADKEREAGDGHDGTWVAHPDLVPVAMEVFDRLMPQANQLDKLREDVQVGRENLLEVHQGTRSEEGFRENIRVGVQYLEAWLRGRGAVPIYNMMEDAATAEISRAQIWQFVQYGVEVDGGTKVTADLFKRCLTQEMERVKGELGADAYDKGRFPEAIALFSQLSLAPEFEEFLTVPAYGKL; encoded by the coding sequence ATGTCGCCAGCTCAAGCCAACGGCCTCAGCCTGCCCAAGGGCGTCGTCATCAAGGGCGCGCTCGGCCCGCGCTTCGATGAGATCCTCACGCCCGACGCGCTCGCCTTCGTCGCCGATCTGCAGCGCCGCTTCAACGAGACGCGCAAGCGCCTGCTCAGCCTGCGCGCCGAGCGCCAGAAGCGCTTCGACGCCGGCGAGACGCCCGACTTCCTGGCCGAGACCCGCCATATCCGCGAGGGCGACTGGCAGGTCGCGCCCATCCCCGCCGATCTGCAGGACCGCCGCGTCGAGATCACCGGTCCGGTCGACCGCAAGATGATCATCAACGCGCTCAATTCCGGCGCGAAGGTCTTCATGGCCGATTTCGAGGACGCCTCCTCGCCGGTCTGGGCCAATATGATCGAGGGCCAGCTCAATCTGAGGGATCGCTGGGCCGGCCAGATCGACTTCACCGATAAGACCACCGGCAAGGCCTACAAGCTCAAGGACAAGCCGGCCGTCCTGATCATCCGCCCGCGCGGCTGGCATCTGCCGGAAGCGCATATCGAGATCGACGGCGAGACGGCGTCAGGTTCGCTGGTCGATTTCGGCCTCTATGTCTTCCACAACGCCAAGGCCGCGCTCGCTGCCGGCTCGGGCCCCTACTTCTACCTGCCCAAGCTCGAGAGCCATCTCGAGGCCCGCCTCTGGAACGATGTTTTCGTCGCGGCCCAGAACGCGCTTGGCCTGAAGGTCGGAACGATCAAGGCGACCGTCCTGATCGAGACCCTGCCGGCGGCCTTCGAGATGGACGAGATCCTGTTCGAGCTGAGGGACCATATGGCGGGCCTGAACTGCGGCCGCTGGGACTACATCTTCTCCTTCATCAAGAAGCTCGCCCGCAACGCGGCCTATGTCCTGCCCGACCGTTCTCAGGTCGTGATGACCAAGGCCTTTCTGCGCGCCTATTCGCTGCTCCTGATCAAGACCTGCCATCGCCGCGGCGCCTTCGCCATGGGCGGCATGGCAGCCCAGATCCCGGTCAAGAACAATCCTGAGGCCAATGCCGCAGCCTTCGCCAAGGTCAAGGCCGACAAGGAGCGCGAGGCCGGCGACGGCCATGACGGCACCTGGGTCGCCCATCCCGACCTGGTCCCCGTCGCCATGGAGGTGTTCGACCGGCTGATGCCGCAGGCCAACCAGCTCGACAAGCTGCGCGAGGACGTTCAGGTCGGCCGCGAGAACCTGCTGGAAGTCCATCAGGGCACGCGCTCGGAAGAGGGCTTCCGCGAGAACATCCGCGTCGGCGTGCAATATCTCGAAGCCTGGCTGCGCGGCCGCGGCGCGGTGCCGATCTACAACATGATGGAAGACGCCGCGACCGCCGAGATCAGCCGCGCCCAGATCTGGCAGTTCGTGCAATACGGCGTCGAGGTCGATGGCGGCACGAAAGTCACCGCCGATCTGTTCAAGCGCTGCCTCACGCAGGAGATGGAGCGCGTCAAGGGCGAGCTGGGAGCCGACGCCTACGACAAGGGCCGCTTCCCCGAGGCGATCGCGCTGTTCTCGCAGCTCTCGCTCGCGCCGGAATTCGAGGAATTCCTGACCGTCCCGGCTTATGGGAAGCTGTGA
- a CDS encoding metal-sensing transcriptional repressor — MPHTPEEKKRAIARLRRIRGQADALVLAVERGDACGALLQQLSALRGAATGLMAEVLESHLRETMLGRTSGKTAPQDGEAEIAQIMRAIRPYLK, encoded by the coding sequence ATGCCGCATACACCAGAAGAGAAGAAGCGCGCCATCGCCCGGTTGCGCCGGATCAGAGGGCAGGCCGATGCGCTCGTCCTCGCGGTCGAGCGCGGCGATGCGTGCGGCGCGCTGCTTCAGCAGCTCTCGGCGCTGCGCGGCGCGGCGACCGGGCTGATGGCCGAGGTCCTCGAAAGCCATCTGCGCGAAACCATGCTGGGAAGGACGAGCGGAAAGACCGCGCCGCAAGACGGCGAGGCGGAGATCGCGCAGATCATGCGCGCCATCCGTCCCTATCTGAAATAA
- a CDS encoding low affinity iron permease family protein: MPSPIALLTDRALFTRLSQATARWAGRPQTFVVAVAVIVLWGLSGPFFGFNDTWQLVINTSTTIVTFLMVFIIQNSQNRDSAAMQIKLDELIVRLEGAREELLDLEELDEEKLEAIRQEFELRASKARNGKPA, encoded by the coding sequence ATGCCGTCTCCTATCGCATTGCTGACCGATCGCGCGCTGTTCACCCGCCTGTCGCAGGCGACGGCGCGCTGGGCGGGCAGGCCGCAGACCTTCGTCGTCGCCGTCGCGGTGATCGTCCTGTGGGGCCTGTCGGGACCCTTCTTCGGCTTCAACGACACCTGGCAATTGGTGATCAACACCTCGACGACCATCGTCACCTTCCTGATGGTCTTCATCATCCAGAACAGCCAGAATCGCGACAGCGCCGCCATGCAGATCAAGCTCGACGAATTGATCGTGCGGCTGGAGGGCGCGCGCGAGGAACTGCTCGATCTGGAAGAGCTCGACGAGGAGAAACTCGAGGCGATCCGCCAGGAATTCGAGCTACGCGCCAGCAAGGCCCGTAACGGCAAGCCGGCCTGA
- a CDS encoding vWA domain-containing protein, which yields MERIKVGVTRFISLWAGFAKDRSGNVMMLFGLAMIPVLGLVGAAVDYSRATTMRTMLNAAVDSAALMAARDAAKLSDAQLRERINSWIRANLHGDAAKGFNAATIAIDRTGRTVNISAKASLTASLTQLIGQDAIQVSSNSQSSWGTNTIELALVLDNTGSMASSGKIEALRTASLDLLKIMKDATSETDQIRISIVPFSTRVILDTSYKNATWLRWDQTQDSCNWGWCTTTKISKGSWQGCVADRDKSYDVQDGDGGGTNESAYPADFCDEYSPSTQAKIMPLTSNWDALTQRINAMTPVGATNVTIGAAWGMATLSPGAPFTEAKPLTTPRLKKFMLLLTDGDNTKNRSEGDGRNSNPSVDARTKLACANAQAAGIVVYTVRVMDGNRDLLKACASDAGKYFEVTDAAQLSPIFKQIASEISAVRLTM from the coding sequence ATGGAGCGGATCAAGGTCGGGGTGACGCGATTCATCTCACTTTGGGCGGGTTTTGCTAAAGACCGCTCCGGCAATGTCATGATGCTGTTCGGTCTCGCCATGATCCCGGTCCTCGGGCTGGTCGGCGCGGCGGTCGACTATTCCCGCGCCACCACGATGCGCACGATGCTGAACGCGGCGGTCGATTCCGCCGCGCTGATGGCGGCGCGCGACGCGGCGAAGCTGAGCGACGCGCAATTGCGCGAACGGATCAATAGCTGGATCCGCGCGAACCTGCATGGCGACGCCGCGAAGGGTTTCAACGCCGCCACCATCGCTATCGACCGCACCGGCCGCACGGTCAACATCAGCGCCAAGGCGAGCCTGACGGCGAGCCTGACGCAATTGATCGGCCAGGACGCCATCCAGGTCAGCAGCAACAGCCAGTCGTCATGGGGAACCAACACGATCGAGCTCGCTCTGGTGCTCGACAATACCGGCTCGATGGCATCATCGGGCAAGATCGAGGCGCTGAGGACCGCTTCGCTCGATCTCCTGAAGATCATGAAGGACGCGACCTCCGAGACGGATCAGATCAGGATTTCGATTGTGCCGTTCTCGACGCGGGTCATTCTCGACACGAGCTACAAGAACGCGACCTGGCTGCGTTGGGACCAGACGCAGGACAGCTGCAATTGGGGCTGGTGCACCACGACCAAGATCAGCAAGGGGAGTTGGCAAGGCTGCGTCGCCGACCGCGACAAGAGCTATGACGTGCAGGACGGCGATGGCGGCGGCACCAATGAGAGCGCCTATCCGGCCGATTTCTGCGACGAGTATTCCCCGTCGACCCAGGCGAAAATCATGCCGTTGACGAGCAATTGGGACGCCTTGACGCAGCGCATCAATGCGATGACGCCGGTTGGCGCGACCAATGTGACGATCGGCGCCGCCTGGGGCATGGCGACCCTGAGTCCGGGCGCGCCCTTCACGGAAGCAAAACCGCTTACCACGCCGCGCCTGAAGAAGTTCATGCTCCTGCTGACCGATGGCGACAACACCAAGAATCGCTCCGAGGGGGATGGCAGGAACTCGAATCCGAGTGTCGATGCACGCACCAAGCTCGCCTGCGCCAATGCCCAGGCTGCGGGAATCGTCGTCTATACGGTTCGCGTCATGGATGGGAACCGGGACCTGCTCAAGGCCTGCGCGTCCGACGCCGGCAAGTATTTCGAAGTGACCGATGCCGCGCAGCTCAGCCCGATCTTCAAGCAGATCGCCAGCGAGATCAGCGCGGTGCGCCTGACGATGTGA
- a CDS encoding S-(hydroxymethyl)glutathione dehydrogenase/class III alcohol dehydrogenase, with product MKTRAAVAWEAGKPLTIETIEIGGPKAGEVLVEVMATGICHTDAYTLSGLDSEGKFPAILGHEGAGIVREIGAGVTSLKPGDHVIPLYTPECRSCKSCLSRRTNLCTSIRSTQGQGVMPDGTSRFSCDGGEVFHYMGCSTFANFTVLPEIALAKVREDAPFDKICYIGCGVTTGIGAVIYTAKVWPGANVVVFGLGGIGLNVIQGARMVGADKIIGVDINPAKQAMARKFGMTDFINPKEVGNDKVVQAIVDLTGGGADFSFDATGNTNVMRQALECCHRGWGESIVIGVAEAGKEIATRPFQLVTGRVWKGTAFGGARGRTDVPKIVDWYMEGKINIDDLITHKLSLDEINHGFDLMHEGKSIRSVVVY from the coding sequence ATGAAGACACGCGCCGCCGTCGCCTGGGAAGCGGGCAAGCCGCTGACCATCGAGACCATCGAGATCGGCGGCCCCAAGGCCGGCGAAGTGCTGGTCGAGGTCATGGCGACGGGCATCTGCCACACCGATGCCTACACGCTGTCGGGCCTGGATTCCGAGGGTAAGTTCCCGGCGATCCTGGGCCATGAGGGCGCAGGCATCGTGCGCGAGATCGGTGCGGGCGTGACCTCGCTGAAGCCCGGTGACCATGTCATCCCGCTCTACACGCCGGAATGCCGCAGCTGTAAGTCCTGCCTGTCGCGCCGGACCAATCTCTGCACCTCGATCCGTTCGACGCAGGGCCAGGGCGTGATGCCGGACGGCACGAGCCGCTTCTCCTGCGATGGCGGCGAAGTCTTCCACTACATGGGCTGCTCGACCTTCGCGAACTTCACCGTCCTGCCCGAGATCGCGCTGGCGAAGGTCCGCGAGGACGCGCCTTTCGACAAGATCTGCTATATCGGCTGCGGCGTAACGACCGGCATCGGCGCGGTGATCTATACGGCGAAGGTCTGGCCGGGCGCGAATGTCGTGGTCTTCGGGCTGGGCGGCATCGGCCTCAACGTCATCCAGGGCGCGCGCATGGTCGGCGCCGACAAGATCATCGGCGTCGACATCAACCCGGCCAAGCAGGCGATGGCACGCAAGTTCGGCATGACCGATTTCATCAACCCCAAGGAGGTCGGCAACGACAAGGTCGTGCAGGCGATCGTCGATCTCACCGGCGGCGGCGCGGATTTCTCCTTCGACGCCACCGGCAACACCAATGTGATGCGGCAGGCACTGGAATGCTGCCATCGCGGCTGGGGTGAATCGATCGTCATCGGCGTCGCCGAGGCCGGCAAGGAGATCGCCACGCGGCCGTTCCAGCTCGTCACCGGCCGTGTCTGGAAGGGCACGGCGTTCGGCGGCGCACGCGGCCGCACCGATGTACCCAAGATCGTCGACTGGTATATGGAGGGCAAGATCAACATCGACGACCTGATCACCCACAAGCTCAGCCTGGACGAGATCAACCACGGCTTCGACCTGATGCATGAAGGCAAGTCGATCAGGTCGGTCGTGGTGTATTGA
- a CDS encoding NUDIX hydrolase, protein MTALSFLDRLSSIVARYRSEVASPREHLALLRWQIARGDALDERATLPGHLTTSAIVLSPDHAQVLLIDHVVIGRWLQPGGHYEPAEAFHHSAVREAIEETGVQGLALHPWHQGGDLPFAIDSHDVPGKPARGEPDHVHHDLQYLFLADPALALVAQIEEVHAAAWKPVAELAAIAPRVYARLVAMTPR, encoded by the coding sequence ATGACCGCTCTATCCTTCCTCGACCGCCTGTCATCGATTGTCGCGCGCTATCGCAGCGAGGTCGCCTCCCCGCGCGAGCATCTGGCGCTGCTGCGCTGGCAGATCGCGCGCGGTGATGCGCTCGACGAGCGCGCGACCCTGCCCGGACATTTGACCACCAGCGCGATCGTGCTCTCGCCCGACCACGCCCAGGTGCTGCTGATCGACCATGTCGTGATCGGCCGCTGGCTCCAGCCCGGCGGCCATTACGAGCCGGCCGAGGCCTTCCATCATTCGGCGGTGCGCGAGGCGATCGAGGAGACCGGCGTCCAGGGGTTGGCGCTGCATCCCTGGCACCAGGGCGGCGACCTGCCCTTCGCCATCGACAGCCATGACGTGCCCGGCAAGCCTGCGCGCGGCGAGCCCGACCATGTCCATCACGACCTGCAATATCTCTTCCTCGCCGACCCGGCGCTGGCGCTCGTCGCCCAGATCGAGGAAGTCCACGCCGCAGCCTGGAAACCGGTGGCGGAGCTGGCTGCGATCGCACCCCGGGTCTATGCCCGGCTCGTCGCTATGACGCCACGCTGA
- the fghA gene encoding S-formylglutathione hydrolase yields MELISSSKAFGGSQRVYRHDSAVCACPMTFAIFLPQQIEDGPVPVLWYLSGLTCSHQNVMDKGEYRAAAAANGVAIICPDTSPRGEGIPDEPDNWQFGSGAGFYLDATQEPYAKNYRMESYIRDELPALVSQHFPLDMGRQGIFGHSMGGHGAITLALKNPMRYTSVSAFAPITQPSTAGWSRPAFETYLGPDETTWRAYDSTALIADGHRLKDLLVDQGTADGFLQEGLRPWLLELACVQAEIPLELTMREGYDHSYNFVSTFMAQHIGWHARRLLPG; encoded by the coding sequence ATGGAACTCATTTCCTCCTCAAAGGCCTTCGGCGGCTCGCAGCGCGTCTATCGCCATGACAGCGCGGTCTGCGCCTGCCCGATGACCTTCGCGATCTTCCTGCCGCAGCAGATCGAGGACGGGCCGGTGCCGGTGCTCTGGTATCTCTCGGGCCTGACCTGCTCGCACCAGAACGTCATGGACAAGGGCGAGTACCGCGCCGCCGCAGCAGCCAACGGCGTCGCCATCATCTGCCCCGACACCTCACCGCGCGGCGAGGGCATTCCCGACGAGCCGGATAACTGGCAATTCGGCTCCGGTGCCGGCTTCTATCTCGATGCGACGCAGGAGCCCTATGCGAAGAACTATCGCATGGAGAGCTATATCCGCGACGAATTGCCGGCGCTGGTCTCCCAGCATTTTCCGCTCGACATGGGCCGCCAGGGCATCTTCGGCCATTCGATGGGCGGTCATGGCGCGATCACGCTCGCGCTCAAGAATCCGATGCGTTACACCTCCGTCTCAGCCTTCGCGCCGATCACCCAGCCTTCGACCGCCGGCTGGTCGCGGCCCGCCTTCGAGACATATCTCGGGCCGGACGAGACGACATGGCGCGCATATGACTCCACTGCATTGATCGCCGACGGGCACCGCCTCAAGGACCTCCTGGTCGACCAGGGCACCGCCGACGGCTTCCTGCAGGAGGGGTTGCGGCCCTGGCTCCTGGAGCTCGCCTGCGTCCAGGCCGAGATCCCCCTCGAACTGACGATGCGCGAGGGCTACGACCACTCCTACAACTTCGTCTCGACCTTCATGGCCCAGCATATCGGCTGGCATGCGCGCCGTCTGCTGCCCGGCTGA
- a CDS encoding ArsR/SmtB family transcription factor — translation MPDSHDLLFRTLADPTRRAIFERLCRDGEQTVGALTAQAGVSQPAVSKHLGLLKLAGLVRDRHQGRQTHYCAQPGALTPLIDWTSQMAGFWEDRFDDLEDLLKRMDQ, via the coding sequence ATGCCGGACAGCCACGACTTGCTCTTCAGGACGCTCGCCGACCCGACCCGGCGGGCCATCTTCGAGCGGCTGTGCCGTGACGGCGAGCAGACGGTCGGGGCGCTGACGGCCCAGGCCGGCGTCTCGCAGCCGGCGGTGTCGAAGCATCTCGGCTTGCTGAAGCTGGCCGGGCTGGTGCGTGACCGCCATCAAGGTCGCCAGACGCATTATTGCGCGCAGCCCGGCGCCCTGACCCCGCTGATCGATTGGACAAGCCAGATGGCCGGGTTCTGGGAAGACCGTTTCGACGATCTCGAAGACTTACTGAAGAGGATGGACCAATGA
- a CDS encoding IS481 family transposase — MDERVRFIADWLAGDVSMTELCEVYGISRKAGYKWRARYEAEGASGLANRSSAPLAHGLATPAPLVEKILDLRRARPSWGPRKIVAKLEQLHPDLSWPSHSTAHEILKRQGLISGRRLRRRPPPRLGALTTPERPNHVWAVDHKGWVTLGDGERCEPLTLADSYSRFVLAVSAGDGVHTAQAKPVMQRAFQVYGLPEVIRSDNGPPFASTSASGLSALSAWWIKLGIQPERTRPGSPQENGRLERFHLTLLEAMRPASLNRAAQAQRLEAFRRDYNHERPHQALGQKPPASFYNPSPRSMPDKLPQPDYPSDRTIRRVRSNGEIKIEGRLVQICSALKGEPVALEATEHGWCVWFYKQPIGLIDHQGQKLSPIYPG, encoded by the coding sequence ATGGACGAACGGGTGCGTTTCATAGCCGACTGGCTGGCGGGCGACGTGTCGATGACCGAGCTTTGCGAGGTTTACGGGATCAGTCGCAAAGCTGGGTACAAGTGGCGGGCGCGCTATGAGGCTGAGGGCGCGTCGGGGCTTGCGAACCGGTCATCGGCGCCGCTTGCGCACGGGCTGGCGACGCCTGCGCCGTTGGTGGAGAAGATCCTGGACCTGCGACGGGCGCGGCCGAGCTGGGGTCCGCGCAAGATCGTGGCTAAGCTTGAGCAGCTGCATCCGGACTTGTCCTGGCCATCGCATTCGACGGCGCACGAGATCCTCAAGCGCCAGGGCCTGATATCGGGCCGCCGCCTCCGACGCCGTCCCCCGCCCCGGCTGGGCGCGCTGACCACACCCGAGCGGCCGAACCACGTCTGGGCTGTGGACCACAAGGGTTGGGTCACCCTGGGCGACGGCGAGCGCTGCGAGCCGCTGACCCTGGCCGACAGCTACAGCCGCTTCGTCCTGGCGGTCTCGGCGGGCGACGGCGTCCACACCGCCCAGGCCAAGCCGGTCATGCAACGCGCCTTCCAGGTCTATGGCCTGCCCGAGGTCATCCGTTCCGACAACGGCCCGCCCTTCGCCTCCACCAGCGCCTCCGGGCTCAGCGCCCTGTCGGCCTGGTGGATCAAGCTGGGCATCCAGCCCGAGCGCACCCGGCCCGGTTCTCCTCAGGAAAATGGCCGCCTCGAACGCTTCCATCTCACCCTGCTGGAAGCCATGCGGCCCGCTTCACTCAACCGCGCCGCCCAGGCTCAGCGCCTGGAAGCCTTCCGACGCGACTACAACCACGAACGGCCCCATCAGGCCCTTGGCCAGAAGCCCCCCGCCAGCTTCTACAATCCTTCGCCCCGGTCCATGCCCGACAAACTTCCCCAACCCGACTACCCGTCCGATCGAACCATCCGCAGGGTGCGTAGCAACGGCGAGATCAAGATCGAGGGCCGCCTCGTACAGATCTGCTCCGCCCTCAAAGGTGAGCCCGTAGCCCTCGAAGCGACAGAGCACGGCTGGTGCGTCTGGTTCTACAAACAACCCATCGGCCTCATCGACCACCAAGGCCAGAAACTGTCACCAATCTACCCAGGCTAA
- a CDS encoding SRPBCC family protein gives MTETLTEIRSVVVERELSHPPEKIWRALTQPQLIAEWLMKNDFKPVMDHRFSLRADWGAVDCQVLALEPNRALSYSWGAYGLESVVTWTLTPTPGGTHLRMEQSGFRPDQVQAYQGAKAGWPRFLLELEQLLARMD, from the coding sequence ATGACCGAAACATTGACCGAGATCCGCTCCGTCGTTGTCGAACGGGAGCTCTCTCATCCGCCGGAAAAGATCTGGCGAGCGCTCACACAGCCGCAACTGATCGCGGAGTGGCTGATGAAGAACGATTTCAAGCCGGTCATGGACCACCGTTTCAGCCTTCGCGCCGATTGGGGCGCTGTCGACTGTCAGGTCCTGGCTCTCGAACCGAACAGGGCGCTGTCCTATAGCTGGGGCGCTTACGGCCTCGAGAGTGTCGTCACCTGGACGCTGACGCCGACGCCCGGCGGAACTCATCTGCGCATGGAGCAGTCAGGCTTCAGGCCCGATCAGGTGCAGGCCTACCAGGGCGCCAAGGCCGGGTGGCCGCGTTTCCTCCTGGAGCTGGAGCAGCTCCTGGCCCGGATGGACTGA
- a CDS encoding DUF3616 domain-containing protein, with product MQHLRHCALLAGALFATSPALAEALQPLRRIEATSDFAGKKPGKAAHDVSGMACMPAREGKQRCLLINDENTAAQFATLNDGALTPGENVPLLGDGPSPATLGAPPAVACPEQGKFRDLDGESVAFAASYFYVAGSHGCSRHSGQFRLSAFHLARIKVDASGRAEGAPELTYRLSDLLRRAGTAGGFFGRDLKSANGMNVEAIAVAGDRLWAGLRAPSLGGKAFLVGASLADLFAVGHGPARGEPRLVAVPLGGQRGFRDLAALGDGRLLALVGPAQEQDLDYAVMLIDPTRPEAVRELGRLRSRDSAKAEALVITGEGAAGLTILIGYDGPRNGKFEEYRLPPP from the coding sequence ATGCAGCATCTGCGGCACTGCGCCCTGCTCGCGGGCGCCCTGTTCGCGACCTCGCCCGCTCTGGCCGAGGCGCTGCAGCCATTGCGTCGCATCGAGGCCACGAGCGACTTCGCCGGCAAGAAGCCCGGCAAGGCCGCCCATGATGTCAGCGGCATGGCCTGCATGCCGGCGCGCGAGGGTAAGCAGCGCTGCCTGCTGATCAATGACGAGAACACGGCCGCGCAATTCGCAACGCTGAATGACGGCGCCCTCACGCCCGGCGAGAATGTGCCGCTGCTTGGCGACGGGCCATCGCCAGCGACGCTCGGCGCTCCCCCCGCGGTGGCCTGCCCCGAACAGGGCAAGTTCCGCGATCTCGACGGCGAAAGCGTCGCATTTGCCGCGTCCTATTTCTATGTCGCCGGCTCGCATGGCTGCTCGCGCCATTCCGGTCAGTTCCGGCTTTCGGCCTTCCACCTCGCCCGCATCAAGGTCGACGCCAGTGGTCGAGCTGAAGGCGCGCCCGAATTGACCTATCGCCTGAGCGACCTGCTGCGCCGGGCAGGTACGGCTGGCGGCTTCTTCGGCCGGGACCTGAAGAGCGCCAACGGCATGAATGTCGAGGCGATCGCCGTTGCCGGAGACCGGCTCTGGGCCGGCCTGCGCGCGCCCTCGCTCGGCGGCAAGGCCTTCCTCGTCGGCGCGAGCCTCGCCGATCTCTTCGCCGTGGGGCACGGACCGGCGCGCGGCGAGCCCAGGCTCGTGGCCGTCCCGCTCGGAGGCCAGCGCGGCTTTCGCGATCTCGCGGCCCTTGGGGATGGCCGGCTGCTTGCTCTGGTCGGCCCGGCGCAGGAACAGGATCTGGACTATGCGGTGATGCTCATCGATCCGACGCGGCCCGAGGCGGTGCGGGAGCTGGGCAGGCTGCGCAGCCGCGACAGCGCCAAGGCCGAGGCACTCGTCATCACCGGCGAGGGCGCCGCCGGACTGACCATCCTGATCGGCTATGACGGCCCCCGGAACGGCAAGTTCGAGGAATACCGCCTGCCCCCGCCCTGA